One window of Methanogenium organophilum genomic DNA carries:
- a CDS encoding glycosyltransferase family 2 protein — protein MIIAAMPAYNEEQCIAQTILGAKKYVDTVLIVDDGSSDATVEIAKALGAMVIQHKTNKGYGGALQTIFRTAEELNADILIILDADGQHNPDDIPKFLNAFKSRECDLIIGSRFLNEAKDSIPGYRKVGMKVLDTATNFAASSTLPNVSDSQSGFRAYNKKAIKTISPTLSGNGMSAGSEILLHASEATLQICEVPIHVRYDLEETSSENPVKHGMMVLYNIIGYISLKRPLWFFGLPGTILTIGGFAVGIYVLSELHNYGIFHYVMAILCVLAMIFGMLLFTSGLILNSIVKLIQMNK, from the coding sequence ATGATCATTGCTGCCATGCCTGCATATAATGAAGAACAGTGTATTGCACAAACCATCCTTGGTGCAAAAAAATATGTTGACACGGTTCTCATTGTGGATGACGGTTCATCTGATGCAACCGTTGAGATTGCTAAAGCCCTCGGTGCAATGGTTATCCAGCATAAGACCAACAAGGGATATGGCGGGGCCCTTCAGACAATATTCAGGACAGCAGAAGAGCTGAATGCAGACATCCTTATAATTCTGGATGCAGACGGCCAGCACAATCCTGATGACATCCCAAAATTCCTGAATGCATTTAAAAGCAGAGAGTGCGACCTCATCATTGGTTCACGATTCCTGAATGAGGCAAAGGATTCAATCCCCGGTTACCGGAAAGTCGGAATGAAAGTACTTGACACAGCGACAAATTTCGCTGCATCAAGCACATTGCCAAATGTATCTGATTCTCAAAGCGGATTTCGGGCTTACAACAAAAAAGCAATCAAAACAATTAGTCCCACCCTCTCAGGAAATGGTATGTCAGCAGGGTCAGAGATCCTCCTCCACGCAAGTGAAGCAACCCTGCAGATCTGTGAGGTGCCCATTCATGTCCGCTATGATCTTGAGGAGACATCATCAGAAAACCCTGTCAAGCATGGCATGATGGTTCTCTACAACATCATTGGATACATCAGTTTAAAGCGCCCCCTCTGGTTCTTTGGCCTTCCCGGAACCATTCTGACCATTGGAGGATTTGCTGTTGGAATATATGTCCTCAGCGAACTGCACAACTACGGCATATTCCATTATGTTATGGCAATTCTTTGCGTTCTCGCCATGATTTTTGGGATGCTCTTGTTCACGTCCGGACTGATTCTGAATTCGATTGTTAAGCTGATTCAGATGAATAAATAG
- a CDS encoding glycosyltransferase — MNTISVIIPVKNGEANLDSCLNAVFNQTLKPNEVIIVDGHSTDKTIEIAQKYPTKIIFEDYGTVGGARQLGVQKAENKFVAFTDADCIPNPDWLENLVKEFSDDIVGVGGGIQNIGKGIWEKSIAYALDSFLGSANSVQDRVLKNKQFVKSISGCNSMYRRDDVLKIGGYNTSYSMNEDTDLNKRLLKFGKILYTPDAIVLHNQDRNLTQFVKRMYSFGFGRGKNKLFDLQTIPPVAALFTVICLFISPQIFLLLLLLYFAVLVFFDFLILSKAKSIVYLFTIPIIFILEHVSYSFGFWRGIIKGYSGGKI; from the coding sequence ATGAATACAATATCAGTGATTATTCCGGTGAAAAACGGAGAAGCCAATTTAGATTCATGTTTAAATGCAGTTTTTAATCAAACCCTAAAGCCAAATGAAGTAATTATCGTTGACGGTCATTCTACAGATAAAACAATAGAAATAGCTCAAAAATATCCTACGAAAATCATATTTGAAGATTATGGGACAGTTGGCGGAGCAAGGCAACTGGGCGTTCAAAAAGCCGAAAATAAATTTGTGGCATTTACAGATGCTGATTGTATTCCAAATCCAGACTGGCTTGAAAACCTAGTAAAAGAATTTTCAGATGATATTGTTGGTGTCGGAGGAGGCATACAAAATATTGGCAAGGGGATCTGGGAAAAATCAATTGCATACGCATTAGATTCATTTTTAGGAAGTGCAAATTCAGTTCAGGACAGGGTATTAAAAAATAAGCAGTTTGTCAAGAGTATCAGTGGCTGCAACAGCATGTATCGGAGAGATGATGTCCTCAAAATTGGTGGTTATAATACAAGTTACTCCATGAATGAGGATACGGATCTCAATAAAAGATTACTGAAATTTGGCAAGATACTCTATACACCTGATGCTATTGTTCTTCATAACCAAGACAGGAATCTAACCCAATTTGTAAAAAGAATGTATTCATTTGGTTTTGGAAGAGGGAAGAATAAACTATTTGATTTACAGACCATCCCCCCAGTCGCAGCGTTATTTACGGTAATCTGCCTATTCATATCCCCACAGATATTCCTGTTATTATTACTGCTCTATTTTGCAGTATTGGTATTTTTTGATTTTCTGATTTTGTCTAAAGCAAAAAGCATTGTCTATCTGTTCACGATTCCAATAATCTTCATATTAGAACATGTTTCTTATTCATTCGGTTTCTGGAGAGGAATCATTAAAGGATATTCAGGTGGTAAAATATGA
- a CDS encoding B12-binding domain-containing radical SAM protein: protein MKIYLLNPPYFPHFGRGARWQDTGRGGTLYYPIWLAYATAVLDQNHDVKLVDAPAWDWNVDSVLSDINGFKPDLIVIDSSFPSMNNDIGVAESIKTKNPDSLVVLVGPPTSQYPDKILESPGVDIIARWEYDFTLQEIADALEQNASLHTISGISYKAEGKVIHNPNREFSKSEDLDKIPFVSKIYQKYLNIDDYFLGQSLYPEIQIFTGRGCPNQCTFCAWPQTLMGRKYRTRNIESVLDEVEWIQNNLTIKEIFFEDDTFTISKNRVMKFCDGYHKRNLNIIWSCNARADTLDLETMKAMKKANCRLLISGFESGSEEILKAIKKGITVDQIRIFSQNAKKAGLLVHGDFIIGLPGETKETIEMTKRLIREIKPEILQVAVASPFPGTEFYFWCKKNGFLLTEDPNDYLDHDGHQKAIISYPCLSNDAMVHEVNGILRGYYLSLGYIPLAVKQIFKKDAIAEIKRLWFSAKMFLNYTARS from the coding sequence ATGAAAATATATTTGTTAAATCCCCCATATTTCCCACATTTCGGGAGAGGGGCACGGTGGCAAGACACAGGAAGAGGAGGGACACTCTACTATCCAATATGGTTAGCCTACGCGACTGCTGTACTTGATCAGAATCACGATGTTAAGCTTGTCGATGCTCCTGCATGGGACTGGAATGTTGATTCCGTACTTTCAGATATCAATGGATTTAAACCAGATCTGATAGTGATCGATAGTAGTTTTCCAAGTATGAACAATGATATCGGAGTTGCAGAATCCATTAAAACAAAGAATCCTGATTCATTAGTCGTGCTGGTCGGTCCGCCAACATCACAATATCCAGACAAAATTCTTGAAAGTCCGGGCGTCGATATCATTGCTCGCTGGGAATATGATTTCACTCTGCAGGAAATCGCAGATGCACTGGAACAAAATGCATCCCTCCACACAATCAGTGGAATCTCATACAAAGCAGAGGGAAAAGTAATTCACAATCCTAACCGTGAATTTTCCAAATCAGAAGATCTTGACAAGATCCCATTCGTTTCAAAAATTTATCAAAAATACCTTAATATTGATGATTATTTCCTTGGCCAGTCACTGTACCCGGAAATTCAGATTTTCACTGGAAGGGGCTGCCCGAACCAGTGCACATTCTGTGCCTGGCCCCAGACACTTATGGGGAGAAAATACCGGACACGGAACATTGAGAGTGTTCTGGATGAAGTCGAGTGGATTCAGAATAACCTCACTATAAAAGAAATCTTCTTTGAGGATGACACCTTCACCATCAGTAAAAATCGGGTGATGAAATTTTGCGATGGTTACCATAAACGAAACCTAAACATCATCTGGTCATGTAACGCCCGGGCCGACACTCTTGATCTCGAAACCATGAAAGCAATGAAAAAGGCGAATTGCCGATTGCTGATATCTGGATTTGAATCAGGAAGTGAAGAAATATTAAAAGCGATAAAAAAAGGAATTACTGTTGATCAGATCCGTATTTTCTCTCAAAATGCAAAAAAAGCAGGATTATTAGTTCATGGAGATTTTATCATCGGCCTTCCCGGTGAAACAAAAGAGACTATCGAAATGACAAAACGATTAATCAGGGAAATAAAACCTGAGATACTTCAGGTTGCAGTCGCTTCGCCATTCCCGGGCACAGAATTTTATTTTTGGTGCAAGAAAAATGGCTTTCTTCTCACTGAGGATCCCAATGATTATCTAGATCATGATGGACACCAGAAAGCAATTATTTCATACCCATGCCTGAGCAATGATGCAATGGTGCATGAGGTAAATGGTATTTTGCGAGGTTACTACCTTTCGCTGGGATATATACCACTTGCAGTTAAGCAAATATTCAAGAAGGATGCCATAGCCGAAATAAAGAGACTTTGGTTTTCTGCAAAAATGTTTCTAAATTACACTGCAAGGAGCTAA
- a CDS encoding lipopolysaccharide biosynthesis protein produces MPASENHSFAKDVLKLVTGTTFAQIITVLASPFLTRLYGPEAFGFLAIFISITSIIGVIACLRYELAIMLPEDDHEAVSMLGLCILCVAMVSGLTVPLLYFGGDAILSLLNAPNLAPYLILIPPFVLINGVFLALNYWNSRTKHFGRLSVARVTKSITSTGTQLGAGFAGFATGGSLIGASLVGSSVSTAVLGGQIWRDDHSLLRKGTSWKGMMTGLKRYKEFPLVDSWSALLNTVSWQLPAFLLAAFFSPVTVGFYSLGFMVLQLPMNLIGGAIGQVFFQQASVEHRTGDLAMLVEKISEVLLKIGLLPILILAIAGPDIFSVVFGDEWSEAGLYAQILSFWTIIWFLYSPLSKIYIVLEKQRYGLIFNGMNIITRFLSLVLGGIAGSVVIALGLFSLSGILVYGTFCFILIRMAGVPRTNIIRVIARSCVITIPAIIILISAKIAALDSFFIFILSCGLMIGYYLYMIKKDPGIGAFLPF; encoded by the coding sequence ATGCCCGCATCCGAGAACCATTCTTTTGCAAAAGATGTTCTAAAGCTCGTCACCGGCACCACCTTTGCCCAGATAATCACGGTGTTAGCCTCACCATTCCTTACTCGCCTCTATGGGCCCGAGGCATTTGGATTCCTTGCAATCTTCATTTCTATTACCAGCATCATCGGAGTCATTGCCTGCCTGCGCTACGAACTCGCAATCATGCTCCCGGAGGATGACCATGAAGCGGTAAGTATGCTGGGCCTCTGCATCCTCTGTGTCGCAATGGTCAGCGGACTTACCGTGCCACTTCTCTATTTCGGGGGAGATGCCATCCTCTCCCTCCTTAATGCACCCAATCTTGCACCGTACCTCATCCTCATTCCCCCCTTTGTCTTAATCAACGGCGTCTTTCTCGCGCTGAACTACTGGAACTCGAGAACAAAACATTTCGGACGCCTCTCGGTTGCCCGGGTCACCAAATCAATTACCTCAACGGGCACCCAGCTGGGGGCAGGATTTGCCGGGTTTGCAACAGGAGGAAGCCTCATTGGTGCAAGTCTGGTTGGGTCATCTGTCTCCACGGCAGTGCTGGGGGGGCAAATCTGGCGGGATGATCATTCCCTGTTGCGAAAGGGGACATCATGGAAAGGGATGATGACAGGGCTGAAACGCTACAAAGAGTTTCCCCTTGTGGATAGCTGGTCGGCGCTGCTGAACACAGTTTCGTGGCAGCTGCCGGCATTTCTTCTGGCAGCGTTTTTCTCCCCGGTTACCGTGGGATTCTATTCCCTGGGATTTATGGTGCTTCAGCTTCCGATGAATCTGATCGGCGGCGCTATCGGACAGGTTTTCTTCCAACAGGCATCAGTTGAACACAGAACCGGAGATCTTGCCATGTTGGTCGAAAAAATATCCGAGGTTCTCCTGAAAATAGGGTTACTCCCAATACTGATACTGGCAATTGCCGGACCGGATATTTTTTCAGTGGTATTTGGAGATGAATGGAGTGAAGCGGGATTATATGCACAAATATTAAGCTTTTGGACCATTATCTGGTTTTTATATTCACCATTAAGTAAGATCTACATTGTATTGGAAAAACAACGGTATGGACTGATATTTAATGGGATGAACATCATCACACGATTTTTATCGCTGGTCCTCGGCGGCATTGCAGGAAGCGTTGTTATCGCTCTTGGTCTGTTTTCACTATCAGGAATTCTGGTTTATGGTACATTTTGTTTCATCCTCATTCGTATGGCAGGCGTGCCGCGAACAAATATCATCAGAGTCATTGCCAGATCATGTGTCATCACCATTCCGGCAATCATAATCCTCATATCTGCAAAAATAGCTGCCCTCGATTCGTTTTTTATCTTTATATTATCCTGCGGATTGATGATTGGTTATTACCTATATATGATTAAGAAAGATCCAGGCATTGGTGCATTTCTTCCGTTTTGA
- a CDS encoding glycosyltransferase family protein, translated as MDSSHIKKFAGHLPLILVAISIAGLLLGGLVFSRWDYSIRGLAVAIPFGIAAVFLHQLFTKNGDCIHAADISKISQSVLFKIYALLFIVSLMILVLGIERHIYLVSILGLYTIILVQIVSQKCRVGIVLGETIFTMLNVIYGVTFSYPLYFSTTDVMSHIFMAKVTLLSGHTIPLDLQATYSPFPLYHIFIAACSNLLNLPIQETLFLVTSLLFALTILFIFCIFRFLTSDDRLPLLTCLFYSMTSVVVLEGIQTITRSFAYIGFVILLYLIFKQGGTEKDKRVFQGLAILMVLFIIFVHQVSIAQIVILLLIFMVVEYFFTERTFFSTHFMQFIIVLFLGYWLFAATNFLNWLTNARMNLNFFDIGTKHTVLTDPAMSQENAALIFLNNNLDISIFTVFAIIGIGYMLWRQKPKYLTVIGLFSLITIVLYLPNPIFTSETIVHLFRLDRFWILISPFMAFSMACGLMVLMTYSQGSRSHRKIAYSLIFFAVFLFMVASLYGVVIPDSSDQRRYFYSEELDGFNFILDKVPYGSNLGSDYQTSRFFIQDYCSLSDTFELPYYDSTMLNRFYSRNNSHDYSIIRERAFLESGIIITDINYRYIYHPTAENALELTRYVNRNDLIYSNGNISVVGW; from the coding sequence ATGGATAGTTCACACATTAAGAAATTCGCAGGCCATTTGCCACTGATATTGGTAGCTATCAGTATTGCGGGTCTTCTTCTGGGTGGATTGGTTTTTTCCCGGTGGGATTATTCCATACGGGGACTCGCAGTGGCAATCCCTTTCGGTATTGCTGCAGTATTCCTGCATCAACTATTCACAAAAAATGGTGATTGCATACATGCAGCAGATATATCGAAGATCAGTCAATCCGTGCTATTCAAAATCTACGCTCTGCTGTTCATCGTGTCATTAATGATATTAGTCCTGGGAATTGAGCGGCATATTTACCTGGTTTCCATACTTGGGCTGTATACGATAATTTTGGTACAGATTGTTTCACAAAAATGCCGTGTTGGTATCGTCCTGGGTGAAACGATCTTCACGATGCTAAATGTCATATACGGGGTTACATTCAGTTATCCGCTTTATTTTAGTACTACCGATGTTATGAGCCATATATTCATGGCAAAAGTTACTCTGTTGTCCGGACACACAATTCCTTTGGACTTACAGGCAACATACTCCCCATTTCCACTGTATCATATTTTTATTGCCGCATGCTCGAATCTCCTGAATCTACCCATCCAGGAAACGCTTTTTTTAGTGACTTCGCTACTATTTGCCCTGACGATTCTATTCATATTCTGCATCTTCAGATTCCTGACCTCTGATGATCGGTTACCACTTTTGACATGTTTGTTCTACTCCATGACGAGTGTTGTAGTATTGGAAGGAATTCAGACGATAACACGGAGTTTTGCGTACATTGGCTTCGTCATTCTGCTTTACCTGATATTTAAACAGGGGGGGACAGAGAAGGATAAACGGGTATTTCAGGGCCTGGCAATACTCATGGTTCTGTTCATTATCTTTGTTCATCAGGTTTCAATTGCACAGATCGTTATACTTTTGCTCATTTTTATGGTGGTTGAATATTTTTTTACAGAAAGAACATTTTTTTCAACGCACTTTATGCAGTTTATTATCGTCCTGTTTTTGGGCTATTGGTTATTTGCTGCCACGAATTTTCTGAATTGGCTGACAAATGCCCGTATGAATCTTAATTTCTTCGATATTGGAACCAAACACACGGTATTGACAGACCCTGCGATGAGTCAGGAAAATGCAGCTCTGATATTCCTCAATAATAATCTCGATATCAGCATATTCACGGTGTTCGCAATAATCGGAATCGGATATATGCTCTGGAGGCAAAAACCAAAGTATCTCACGGTAATTGGATTATTTTCATTGATTACCATAGTATTGTACCTGCCCAATCCCATTTTCACGTCAGAAACCATCGTGCATTTATTCCGACTCGATAGATTTTGGATACTAATCAGCCCGTTTATGGCTTTTTCAATGGCCTGTGGACTTATGGTTCTGATGACATATTCACAGGGCAGCAGATCTCATCGAAAAATTGCCTACTCACTGATATTTTTTGCAGTTTTCCTGTTTATGGTGGCATCTCTGTATGGGGTTGTTATACCCGATTCATCCGATCAAAGACGGTATTTTTATTCTGAAGAACTGGATGGGTTTAATTTTATTCTGGATAAGGTACCGTATGGATCGAACCTTGGATCGGATTACCAGACGTCACGGTTCTTTATTCAGGATTATTGTAGTCTGTCAGATACATTCGAACTTCCCTATTACGATAGTACTATGCTCAATAGATTTTATAGCAGAAACAACAGCCACGATTATAGTATTATCAGAGAGAGAGCATTCCTTGAAAGCGGCATAATAATTACCGATATCAATTATAGATACATTTACCATCCGACTGCAGAAAATGCTCTGGAATTAACCCGCTATGTTAATCGGAATGACCTGATTTATTCGAATGGGAACATCAGTGTTGTTGGCTGGTGA